The Candidatus Saccharibacteria bacterium oral taxon 488 genome has a segment encoding these proteins:
- a CDS encoding nucleotide pyrophosphohydrolase — MTFEEVQKLVMSHVCARQWNKTKSSRGLAISLSLEANELLEYFQWSDTHIGTKDDMASELADIIIYAIQFADRFDINIPEAVAAKIAKLDKKYPVEIFEIKDKVEQNRRLLEAKKNYKKDTTL; from the coding sequence ATGACATTTGAAGAAGTACAAAAGTTGGTAATGAGCCACGTCTGTGCTCGCCAGTGGAATAAGACGAAGAGTTCGCGTGGTTTGGCAATTTCGTTATCATTGGAGGCTAATGAATTATTAGAGTATTTTCAGTGGAGCGATACGCATATTGGTACCAAAGACGACATGGCAAGCGAACTGGCCGACATCATTATTTATGCGATTCAATTTGCCGACCGATTTGATATCAATATTCCTGAAGCGGTTGCTGCAAAGATTGCCAAACTAGATAAAAAGTATCCAGTTGAAATTTTTGAGATCAAAGATAAAGTTGAACAAAATCGCCGCTTGCTAGAGGCTAAGAAAAATTATAAAAAGGATACGACGCTGTAA
- a CDS encoding DHA2 family efflux MFS transporter permease subunit: MLHELSIRNKLIVMSAVMSALFLVALDQTIVSTALVAIVKEFNSFSSLGFIVTAYMLTTTVTVPLAGKLSDMYGRKPLLLAGVSIFTIGSLLSGLAPTVEWLIAWRALQGIGGGIITANAFTIVGDLFPPKERSKWQGLFGAVFGMSSVAGPLIGGWLTDGVSLFGMVSDWRWTFLINVPIGVIATILIIRYCPQIKHDRTHKPDYLGALFITIALATLVLAVDNTEIIFKGLIERGVSLALVQGMLLTISVLAALSFVLIERRAKQPILPLRFFANRTYSLIMAAASLFGAAFMGAILYLTQFNQQVFGATASQAGLMLLPMVAGSITSSITIGRLVAKTGAYKRWIVVGFGLTAVGVAVLTILQPESPYWHEAIVAVFVGLGFGAAMPILTLAVQNEFTQKDLGAATSSVQLFRGLGSTIGAAVLSGVLTAGILAHVGDPHQLPYVQSLQRSPAAQQMLSGELNADVLLRLNAQKEMIARVAAQGFERLPAPAQAQAKQQFSQQQEEFTNVILHAFADGLHQVFLISSGLMVVAMIAVMPVREKRLRG, encoded by the coding sequence ATGCTACACGAATTATCGATCAGAAATAAATTAATCGTTATGAGTGCGGTGATGAGCGCACTGTTTTTGGTGGCGCTGGATCAGACCATTGTCTCGACAGCGCTGGTGGCGATTGTCAAGGAATTTAATAGCTTTTCGTCGCTTGGCTTCATCGTGACTGCTTACATGTTGACCACCACGGTGACCGTACCGCTGGCTGGTAAGTTGAGCGACATGTATGGCCGCAAACCGCTACTGCTCGCCGGGGTGAGTATCTTTACCATCGGCTCGCTACTGAGCGGCCTGGCGCCGACAGTCGAGTGGCTGATTGCGTGGCGGGCGCTACAGGGCATCGGCGGCGGCATCATCACTGCGAATGCCTTTACCATTGTTGGTGATCTCTTTCCGCCAAAGGAACGTAGTAAATGGCAAGGACTGTTTGGTGCGGTCTTTGGGATGAGTTCAGTAGCTGGGCCGTTAATCGGTGGTTGGCTGACAGATGGTGTGTCGCTATTTGGCATGGTCAGTGATTGGCGCTGGACGTTCTTGATCAATGTGCCGATCGGCGTGATCGCCACCATCCTCATCATTCGCTACTGCCCGCAGATCAAGCACGACCGCACGCACAAGCCCGATTATCTCGGTGCGCTGTTTATCACTATCGCCCTGGCGACGCTGGTGCTGGCGGTAGACAATACAGAGATTATCTTTAAGGGACTAATCGAGCGTGGTGTTAGCCTAGCGTTGGTTCAGGGCATGCTACTAACGATATCAGTACTGGCGGCGCTGAGTTTTGTGCTGATCGAGCGGCGAGCCAAGCAGCCGATTCTGCCGCTACGGTTCTTTGCCAATCGGACATATAGTTTGATTATGGCGGCGGCTAGCCTGTTTGGCGCGGCCTTTATGGGGGCAATTTTATATCTAACACAGTTTAATCAGCAGGTATTTGGCGCCACTGCCTCGCAGGCTGGGCTGATGCTGCTACCGATGGTAGCAGGCAGTATAACAAGCTCGATAACTATCGGTCGGCTGGTTGCTAAAACTGGTGCATATAAACGCTGGATAGTGGTCGGTTTTGGGCTAACGGCGGTCGGTGTCGCCGTGCTAACAATTCTACAGCCAGAATCGCCATATTGGCACGAAGCTATCGTGGCGGTATTTGTTGGGCTTGGATTCGGCGCAGCGATGCCGATCTTGACCTTGGCGGTGCAGAATGAGTTTACGCAAAAAGACCTCGGTGCGGCGACCTCCAGCGTGCAGCTATTTCGTGGGCTGGGCTCGACAATTGGTGCGGCGGTATTATCGGGCGTATTAACCGCTGGCATCCTAGCACATGTCGGTGATCCACATCAACTGCCATATGTTCAGAGCCTACAGCGCTCACCAGCTGCCCAGCAGATGCTGTCTGGTGAGCTGAATGCTGACGTGTTGCTGCGGCTGAATGCTCAAAAAGAGATGATCGCTCGGGTGGCGGCTCAAGGGTTTGAGCGGCTACCAGCACCAGCTCAAGCTCAGGCAAAACAGCAGTTCAGCCAGCAGCAGGAGGAATTTACCAATGTCATTCTCCACGCATTTGCCGATGGGCTGCATCAGGTATTTTTGATCAGTTCAGGGCTGATGGTTGTCGCGATGATTGCGGTGATGCCAGTTAGAGAAAAGCGGCTACGCGGCTAA
- the recA gene encoding recombinase RecA: MASAAKTDNKHQTDAATGTAQAPEKKIDNGKLKALGLAMDQITKQFGDGSIMKLGEAHKVDVEVIPSGSLSLDLALGGGYPKGRIIEIYGPESSGKTTLTLHAIAEIQKQGGTAAFIDAEHALDPAYAKRLGVDTENLLVSQPDNGEQALEITETLVRSNAVDLIVVDSVAALTPQAEIDGDMGDSHMGLQARLMSQALRKLTGIINKSKATVIFINQIRMKIGVMFGNPETTTGGNALKFYASQRVDIRRIGQIKVGDDILGNRTKIKVVKNKIAPPFRIAEFDIMYNEGISKTGDILDLAATHGIVEKSGAFYKYNGETIGQGRDKTKLYLKEHPEVLAEVDQKVREKVKEGEN; this comes from the coding sequence ATGGCTAGCGCAGCGAAAACCGATAATAAACACCAAACAGACGCCGCAACTGGCACGGCTCAGGCGCCAGAAAAAAAGATTGATAATGGTAAATTAAAGGCATTGGGCCTGGCCATGGATCAGATCACCAAGCAGTTTGGTGATGGTTCGATTATGAAGCTGGGCGAAGCGCACAAAGTTGACGTTGAGGTGATTCCGTCGGGCTCGCTAAGCCTCGATTTGGCATTGGGCGGCGGTTACCCGAAAGGCCGCATTATTGAGATTTACGGCCCGGAAAGTTCAGGTAAGACAACGTTGACACTACACGCTATCGCCGAAATCCAAAAGCAGGGCGGCACGGCAGCGTTCATCGACGCTGAGCACGCGCTTGACCCGGCCTACGCCAAGCGGTTGGGTGTCGATACGGAAAATCTGTTGGTATCGCAGCCGGACAACGGTGAGCAAGCGCTGGAGATTACTGAAACCTTGGTGCGCTCAAATGCGGTAGATCTCATCGTGGTGGATTCGGTGGCAGCGCTGACACCGCAGGCAGAAATTGACGGCGATATGGGTGATTCTCACATGGGCCTGCAGGCGCGGCTGATGAGTCAGGCACTGCGTAAATTGACTGGTATCATCAACAAGTCGAAAGCCACGGTGATTTTCATCAACCAGATTCGCATGAAGATTGGCGTGATGTTTGGCAATCCGGAGACCACGACGGGTGGTAACGCGCTGAAGTTTTACGCCTCGCAGCGGGTAGATATTCGCCGGATTGGGCAGATCAAGGTTGGCGATGATATCCTCGGTAACCGTACCAAGATCAAGGTGGTGAAAAATAAGATTGCGCCGCCATTCCGCATCGCTGAGTTTGACATTATGTATAATGAAGGCATCTCTAAAACTGGCGATATTCTGGATTTGGCAGCCACGCACGGCATTGTTGAAAAATCTGGCGCCTTTTACAAATATAACGGCGAGACCATTGGTCAAGGCCGTGATAAAACTAAGTTGTATCTGAAAGAACATCCTGAGGTTCTGGCGGAAGTTGACCAGAAGGTTCGGGAGAAAGTAAAAGAAGGAGAAAACTAA
- a CDS encoding thioredoxin domain-containing protein, which yields MNGKTWAIFAIVVAAVVGGMIYLSTQNRLNVSDISNDAAMRIIPAEARTGNIGEHTIGNTNGKVVMIEYGDYQCPGCRTAAPEAKRVAEKYKDHVALVFRNYPIPSLHPNARAAAAVAEAAGLQGKFWEMHDLLYTNQGAWSNARAKERTDVFSGYAKQLGLKVDKFNADLASGAVTKKIDFDVAVGRQLQIDGTPTFFINGNKLNLGDASSIENAVKDALKKAGVAVDEAKK from the coding sequence ATGAACGGAAAAACCTGGGCTATCTTTGCAATCGTTGTCGCGGCTGTCGTCGGCGGTATGATTTATCTGTCAACACAGAATCGTTTGAACGTTAGTGATATCTCAAATGACGCAGCTATGCGCATCATACCGGCCGAAGCGCGCACTGGTAACATCGGTGAGCACACTATCGGCAACACCAATGGCAAAGTTGTGATGATCGAATACGGCGACTACCAGTGCCCGGGCTGCCGCACCGCTGCACCAGAAGCCAAGCGCGTGGCCGAGAAATACAAGGACCACGTCGCGCTGGTCTTTCGTAATTATCCGATCCCGTCGCTCCATCCAAACGCCCGAGCGGCGGCGGCGGTCGCCGAGGCAGCTGGGCTGCAGGGCAAGTTCTGGGAAATGCACGATCTACTCTACACCAACCAAGGCGCATGGAGTAATGCCCGCGCCAAAGAACGCACCGACGTCTTCAGTGGCTACGCCAAGCAGCTGGGCCTGAAGGTTGATAAATTTAATGCTGACCTAGCCTCCGGTGCTGTCACGAAGAAAATTGACTTTGATGTGGCGGTCGGGCGACAGTTACAAATTGATGGCACACCAACCTTTTTCATCAACGGCAACAAGCTCAACCTCGGTGACGCTAGCTCTATCGAAAATGCTGTCAAAGACGCCCTGAAAAAAGCCGGCGTCGCAGTTGATGAAGCAAAAAAATAA
- a CDS encoding CBS domain-containing protein has product MSDILLGMLYVIVLILLVIVMGVHPQASSHSKFELQRRARRGDQDAQHLLKRHALMRDIFSLQRVIAAVLLVTLSVIGVELFHWLLGILISLAIALEAGALARISLWQQYSQRLYERYEGRILALIEKFPTLFAMIRSVAPMPNDGYDIESKEELVAMVEQAGEALSRDEKKMVIGVLSFDAVPVKEVMTPRSVIDTVDQDEVLGPLVLDALHKTGHSRFPVTKGDIDHIVGMLYIQDLLTINRSSTSKRARTVMEKKVYYIREDQTLQHALAAFLRVRHHLFIVVNEFRETVGIVSLEDVIERMLGHKIIDEFDAHEDLRRVAQRNPRHNNRTKHARDVA; this is encoded by the coding sequence ATGAGCGATATTTTGCTAGGAATGCTGTATGTGATAGTGCTGATATTGCTCGTAATAGTCATGGGCGTTCATCCGCAGGCCTCGTCACACAGTAAGTTTGAGCTGCAGCGGCGAGCGCGTCGTGGTGATCAGGATGCGCAGCATTTGTTAAAGCGGCATGCGCTGATGCGGGATATTTTCTCGTTGCAGCGGGTGATCGCAGCGGTGCTGTTGGTGACGCTCAGTGTCATCGGTGTGGAGCTGTTTCATTGGCTACTGGGCATTCTCATTTCGCTAGCCATCGCATTGGAGGCGGGCGCACTGGCGCGGATTTCGCTATGGCAACAATATTCCCAGCGGCTCTACGAGCGATATGAGGGACGAATTTTAGCGCTGATCGAGAAGTTTCCGACGCTATTTGCGATGATTCGCTCAGTGGCGCCGATGCCCAATGACGGCTACGACATTGAATCAAAAGAAGAGCTCGTCGCCATGGTCGAACAGGCGGGCGAGGCGCTCAGTCGGGACGAGAAAAAGATGGTCATCGGTGTGCTGTCGTTTGATGCGGTGCCGGTCAAGGAGGTGATGACGCCGCGTAGCGTGATTGATACAGTGGATCAGGACGAGGTATTAGGCCCACTAGTACTGGACGCGCTGCACAAGACTGGACATAGCCGCTTTCCGGTGACCAAGGGCGATATTGACCATATAGTGGGGATGCTATATATTCAGGATTTATTGACAATTAACCGTTCGTCGACGAGTAAGCGGGCGCGAACCGTCATGGAGAAAAAGGTGTATTACATCCGCGAGGATCAGACATTGCAGCACGCGCTGGCGGCGTTTTTGCGAGTGCGGCATCACTTGTTCATCGTGGTGAATGAGTTTCGCGAGACGGTTGGTATCGTCAGCCTGGAGGATGTGATTGAGCGGATGCTGGGGCATAAGATCATTGACGAGTTTGATGCGCACGAGGATCTGCGGCGGGTGGCGCAGCGTAATCCACGCCATAACAATCGGACAAAACATGCCCGTGACGTCGCATAA
- the lysS gene encoding lysine--tRNA ligase, which produces MKWLDDIVDQFRNVDKEVLVSSGASPSGVYHVGHLREIVIADAVVWALKQAGIRARHVHVSDNLDAFRKVPVNLPASYEQYLGMPLCTVPSPDDRYDSWGDFCLKPFLDSADKIGVTMDVIYASDKYRSGFFVPAIERSLSRIDKAKSAIQEVSGRQLNDQWSPIQIMEHGRLKNRRFISMDSDAKTITYRSHDDSEHTIRYDDGQVKLDWRLDWPGRWWLLGVDVEPFGRDHATKGGSYDTGKRIAREVYDIDAPVPVPYDFINRTGDTKKMSASKGTGVNAHDVVDMLPPEVVRYFILRYSPAKRLYFDETDSLVRLVDDFAAMKQHPQNELDEQLLFLCTDGLNHPAVSSIPFSHLVISYQAALCDTAKTVEILRRSPEYARIVDEEETVIITELGYVSRWLEKWAPESLKFRLADEVRPDEFSPEQKEYLRRLADDITGAPAEADGNWFHQAIYVYKESGLLPPRELFTTIYRVLIGKDSGPRAGWFLSILPRDWLIERLRLVK; this is translated from the coding sequence ATGAAATGGCTTGATGATATCGTAGATCAGTTTCGAAATGTGGATAAAGAGGTGCTCGTTTCCTCGGGCGCATCGCCGTCGGGGGTGTATCATGTGGGGCATTTGCGCGAAATCGTTATCGCTGACGCCGTAGTGTGGGCGCTGAAGCAAGCAGGCATTCGGGCGCGCCACGTTCATGTTTCGGATAACCTGGACGCCTTTCGTAAGGTGCCGGTTAATTTGCCAGCTAGTTATGAGCAGTACTTGGGTATGCCGCTTTGCACGGTGCCATCACCAGATGATCGGTACGATTCGTGGGGGGATTTTTGCCTGAAGCCATTTCTCGACAGTGCTGATAAAATTGGCGTCACCATGGACGTGATCTATGCTAGCGATAAATATCGGAGCGGGTTTTTTGTACCGGCCATTGAGCGCTCGCTGAGCCGTATCGACAAGGCCAAATCCGCCATCCAGGAAGTATCGGGCCGGCAGCTGAATGATCAGTGGTCGCCGATTCAGATTATGGAGCATGGTCGGCTGAAAAATCGCCGATTTATCAGCATGGATAGCGATGCTAAAACGATTACCTATCGTAGCCATGATGACTCAGAGCATACAATCCGGTACGACGACGGGCAGGTAAAGCTGGACTGGCGGCTGGACTGGCCGGGGCGGTGGTGGCTGCTCGGTGTTGATGTTGAGCCGTTTGGTCGTGATCACGCGACAAAGGGCGGCTCGTATGATACTGGCAAGCGGATTGCCCGCGAGGTTTATGACATTGATGCGCCAGTACCGGTGCCGTACGACTTTATCAATCGCACCGGTGATACCAAAAAGATGAGTGCCAGCAAGGGCACTGGCGTGAACGCGCATGATGTTGTCGATATGTTGCCGCCTGAGGTAGTGCGCTACTTTATCCTTCGATATTCGCCGGCCAAGCGACTGTATTTTGACGAGACCGATAGCCTGGTGCGGCTGGTTGACGACTTCGCGGCGATGAAGCAGCATCCGCAAAATGAGCTCGACGAACAGCTATTGTTCCTGTGTACTGACGGGCTGAATCATCCAGCGGTCAGCTCAATTCCCTTCTCGCATCTAGTCATTTCGTACCAAGCGGCGCTGTGCGACACGGCAAAAACGGTAGAAATTTTGCGGCGCAGTCCGGAATATGCCCGCATCGTCGATGAGGAAGAGACGGTGATTATTACGGAACTAGGCTACGTCAGCCGGTGGCTGGAAAAGTGGGCGCCTGAATCATTGAAGTTTCGCCTGGCGGACGAGGTGCGTCCCGATGAGTTTTCGCCAGAGCAAAAAGAATACCTGCGGCGATTAGCTGACGATATCACCGGGGCGCCAGCCGAAGCTGACGGCAATTGGTTTCATCAAGCAATTTACGTCTACAAGGAAAGTGGTTTGCTGCCGCCGCGGGAGCTCTTCACCACTATCTACCGCGTGCTCATTGGCAAAGATTCCGGCCCACGCGCTGGCTGGTTCTTGTCAATTTTGCCGCGGGATTGGTTGATTGAGCGGCTGCGACTAGTCAAGTAA